From the Lampris incognitus isolate fLamInc1 chromosome 6, fLamInc1.hap2, whole genome shotgun sequence genome, one window contains:
- the meak7 gene encoding MTOR-associated protein MEAK7, translating into MGNTESMVVQKRLSRFRTEDRPMVEGVFERLQCSGVSAGVRAKAPPGKLLTLEVLKSSMENIASDSMIRRVYQGMCSVDPGTAPVKTGTAAGCGVNREQLVIFLADALRGTAEERAPLVMAMSQQGAAGSKVVTCDQVTECLQDLISSVVQILVHRGRLQGWKPERMGDGSLSVKLLAEQMCSELKPSDQGSCDVGCLEDWLFRVSQIAVYLEILVAEGLNVALTSRPSLTLLPTCRETPWKELRCLLDLPTLMFLAPQLPDSFRAPWTLLFSTRLHGESFTRMVASLTKRGPTLLLIRDTKQHVFGGFASHTWEIKPQFQGDSRCFLFTVFPRLCVYTSTGYNQHFMYLNQNQQTMPNGLGMGGQHGYFGLWLDSDFGHGHSRARPKCTTYGSPQLSGEEDFTLDSMEVWGVGKPPEPEEVEGAANKRSILDADLEVQAMMEMTGKTLHSQGLREPEEDQEEA; encoded by the exons ATGGGCAACACCGAGAGCATGGTGGTGCAGAAACGGCTGTCCCGATTCCGCACCGAGGACCGGCCTATGGTCGAGGGAGTCTTCGAGCGACTCCAATGCAGCGGTGTCTCTGCAGGTGTCCGGGCCAAAGCACCGCCGGGGAAGCTTCTGACACTGGAAGTGTTAAAG TCATCTATGGAGAACATCGCCTCAGACTCCATGATAAGGAGAGTTTACCAGGGTATGTGTAGTGTGGACCCTGGAACGGCACCAGTGAAGACCGGCACTGCTGCTGGTTGTGGTGTGAATCGAGAGCAACTTGTCATCTTCCTAGCAGATGCCCTGCGAGGCACCGCAGAAGAAAGGGCACCCCTTGTCATGGCTATGtcccagcagggggcagcagggTCAAAGGTTGTCACATGTGACCAAGTGACAGAA TGCTTACAGGACCTGATCTCTTCTGTAGTACAGATTCTGGTCCACAGGGGGCGCCTGCAGGGTTGGAAGCCAGAAAGGATGGGTGATGGTTCCTTGAGTGTCAAACTCCTGGCTGAGCAGATGTGCTCTGAACTCAAACCCTCGG ATCAAGGGAGTTGTGATGTTGGCTGTCTGGAGGACTGGCTCTTCCGTGTGTCTCAGATAGCTGTGTACCTGGAAATACTGGTAGCAGAGGGCCTGAATGTGGCTCTGACCTCCAGGCCATCTCTTACCCTGCTGCCCACATGCAGGGAGACCCCCTGGAAAGAACTGAGGTGTTTATTAGACCTGCCAACCCTCATGTTCCTGGCACCACAG TTGCCAGACAGCTTCCGTGCCCCCTGGACACTTCTGTTTTCCACAAGATTGCATGGAGAAAGCTTCACTCGGATGGTGGCTAGCCTTACAAAGCGTGGACCCACCCTGCTGCTTATCAGAGACACCAAGCAGCATGTCTTTGGGGGCTTCGCTTCCCACACCTGGGAGATCAAACCACAATTTCAAG GAGACTCCAGATGCTTCCTGTTCACTGTGTTCCCCAGGCTGTGTGTGTACACCTCTACAGGATATAACCAACACTTCATGTACCTCAATCAGAATCAGCAGACCATGCCTAATGGCCTG GGTATGGGCGGACAGCATGGTTATTTTGGCTTGTGGCTGGATAGTGACTTTGGCCATGGCCACAGCCGAGCACGACCCAAATGCACCACCTATGGCAGTCCTCAACTCTCTGGAGAGGAGGACTTCACTCTGGACTCCATGGAAGTGTGGGGAGTTGGCAAACCCCCTGAACCAGAGGAG GTTGAGGGGGCGGCGAATAAGAGGAGTATCCTGGATGCGGATCTAGAGGTCCAGGCTATGATGGAGATGACGGGGAAGACTCTTCACAGCCAGGGACTCAGAGAACCAGAGGAAGACCAGGAGGAAGCATGA